A genome region from Arachis duranensis cultivar V14167 chromosome 8, aradu.V14167.gnm2.J7QH, whole genome shotgun sequence includes the following:
- the LOC107463144 gene encoding uncharacterized mitochondrial protein AtMg00810-like, with translation MLTSLGYSQSKHDYSLFTKRTGETFTAALAYVDDLILTGNNIQEIESTKRHLHEAFKIKDIEDVKFFLGLEVARVSKGIAVNQRKYVLDLLADYGMTDCKLVSTPMDYSNKLSKNSTPPYSDVASYRRLIGKLVYLTTTRPDISFAVGKLSHCLDCPTTAHYQAAIRVLKYLKQAPAAGLFFSTSSDLLLSGYSDADWASCIDTRRSVSGFCFYLGTSLISWKSKKQLTVFRSSSEAEYRVLALATCEAQWLSYLMSDLGLPCSSPIPIYCDS, from the coding sequence ATGCTCACATCTCTTGGTTATTCTCAATCCAAACATGACTACTCTCTCTTCACAAAACGGACCGGTGAGACATTCACTGCTGCCCTAGCCTATGTTGATGATCTCATACTCACTGGGAATAATATACAAGAGATTGAATCTACCAAGAGACACCTTCACGAGGCTTTCAAAATCAAGGATATTGAGGATGTTAAATTCTTCTTAGGACTAGAAGTCGCCAGGGTAAGCAAGGGAATTGCTGTTAATCAACGAAAATATGTGCTTGATCTTCTAGCTGACTATGGTATGACTGATTGTAAACTTGTATCTACTCCTATGGACTACTCTAACAAGTTAAGTAAAAATTCAACTCCTCCCTATTCTGATGTGGCTTCATATCGACGATTAATTGGCAAGCTTGTTTATCTTACCACAACAAGACCTGACATTTCTTTTGCCGTTGGCAAACTCAGTCACTGCCTTGATTGTCCAACCACTGCTCATTATCAAGCTGCCATTCGTGTCTTAAAGTATCTCAAACAAGCCCCTGCAGCTGGTTTATTTTTCTCAACTTCCTCAGATTTGTTGCTTTCGGGTTACTCTGACGCCGATTGGGCATCATGCATTGATACAAGAAGGTCTGTTTCTGGTTTCTGTTTCTACTTGGGGACCTCCCTCATTTCATGGAAGAGCAAAAAACAATTGACAGTGTTCAGATCCTCTTCAGAGGCAGAGTATCGTGTTCTTGCCTTAGCAACTTGTGAAGCTCAATGGCTCTCTTATCTTATGTCTGATCTTGGCTTACCTTGTTCTAGTCCTATTCCTATCTATTGTGACAGCTAA